Below is a window of Triticum aestivum cultivar Chinese Spring unplaced genomic scaffold, IWGSC CS RefSeq v2.1 scaffold35843, whole genome shotgun sequence DNA.
TCATTCAGAAAGGGTCAACTCATGGGGGCTAATAATGATGTCTTCGGTATAACTGACTCCAACCATTTAAGAAGATCTTTACCTACATTTAAGAAGATCTTGGGTATAACTGGATAGGTGCTTGGGAAAAATGAAACTACCTTGCTCATGTTGAAATTATAGCCATACTTTGTTTATCTTCATATGATTTGTTGGGTTTATCTTATAGGCTAGCTACACTTATTTTGTCTTTCATTGAATGCCGCGAGAACTGTTGGCTagactaagtactccctccgtcccaccaGTGGCGAATCTAGGACGTAATTGCAGGGCAGGCTCAACTTCAAGGATACTAATTTTTTGGTGTTGGAAGCCATTTTATGCGCGCACCTAACTACTAGTGTGCTGATCATTGGTGGTGTTTTTTTGTGTGGCAAATTTTGAGGGTAGGGCTAGAGCCTATTGAAGCCTGTTGAGTAGAATCGCCACTGCGTCGCACAATATAAAAGCTTTTTTTTATATTAGTgtggtgtcaaaaacgctcttatattatggaacggagggagtaatatatatgGATAGATAGTTTGTGTGTGTTTGTATTTACCTCTTGTCCTTGAGAAGCTCGTGGAGCATCCTGATGAGGGCGCCTTCATCCTTGTTGTCCACGCTATCTAGAGGTTCCTCTATCTTCATGCCTTGGGCATTATCTGCCTTCGGCTTCACAATCTGCAGAAGCACGCGCTTCAGCAAACCCTCGAAATCCTTTGTGCCGCCGAACGCCTGAGACACAGACACTTGCGCTTGGTGTGGgaactcctcctccagcttccggCACACCTCTATCGCCAGTGTAGTCTTCCCGAGCCCGCCAAATCCCACGATGGATAACACCTTGAGATTCCCACCAACTGCCTTCACCATGTTGGTCAGTTTATCAGCCTGCGCCGTGATGCCGACGAGATGGTCGGGGTCGTTTGCTGCCGGCAGGCCGAGCGCATGGCGGGGCACGGGCGTGGGAGCGGCTAAAGAAGAAGTAGTGCATCGCAGTAGCGCCTCACGGCTGACGCCGTAACGCGCGTGGCGCTCGCTGATGACGACTGCACGAGCGCGGAGCTCCTGGATCTCACGGGCCAGCCGGCGGCGAGGGAAGAGCGTCGCGAGGACACGCTTGGACCAGACGAGGAAGCGGTCTCTTGGCCGGCACCGGATGCGGAAGATGTAGAGGTGTACGCAGTCCTCGGCGTCGTAGGCGAGCTCGCGCACCTGCTTCATCCACACCCGGATGAAGTGGTCCACGGCGCCCTCTTCTGCTTCGGACAGCATACGGAGGATGGCTTTCATGGTTTCCAGCTCGTCGCTGAGCTCAGCCACCTGGGCACTCACGCCGCGGAGCTGCCGGTACTCCTTACCCACCAGCTGCCCGACGATGGACACAAGCTGGGCGGTCGTTCCTTCCATTCTCCCGCTCTCTTGAATATCGACTCTGTGGGGAGGGTGGATGGCTGAATCGGAGATGCAGAGTTTTGTGCTACACTTTGCAGATGCTTTATCAAGACTAGAAGATAGAAAAGAAAAAAGACGAGTCCTTGGCTGACAGAGCATTAGAGCAATTCCAACGGGGAGACCCATTTCGTCCGCTGGCGTTCGTTTGGATCAGCGCGGACACAAAAGTCGGCCCAATGCGCCGACTCAAACGGACGCGCGTTCGCTTGGCGGCTTGCGGATCCATTCCCtgcccatttttgagccggatttgcgttgGCGCGGACCCGAGGCGGACGCGCGCGCCTTCTCCTcccccgggcccgctggtcggtggcagccTCCACCATTTCCCTTCAATCCCCCCAAAAATCCTCCCGCCCGTGCGCGCTCCCGGCCCACCCAcgccatggacgacgacctcgacgccgccggcctcgcctccctcgcctcgtcccgGCATGCCGGCCGCCCCCTCCGGCAAAGGCAAGCCTCGCGCCCCCCGCAAGCCGAAGAAGGTGCTGACGCCCGAACATCGGGCAAAggaatcggccaagaggaaggaccGGGGGCACACGGCGGGCGCGAGGgattagggatgaaaatggagtggaaacttttCATTTTTTCGGAggaaaaatagaaatgaagaggaAATATcaaaatggaaatggaattttGCAAAACGGAAGTGGAAATGCAATTTTTTATGCGAAACCGAAAACAAAAACGAAACGGTGTTTTCCGGTGTAACATGCATGGAAACGGAACTTTCCATTTCTGTGAATATGAAATTTCTGTTTTTACTATAAACTTATGGCTGCTTTGTAACCCAACCACCAAANNNNNNNNNNNNNNNNNNNNNNNNNNNNNNNNNNNNNNNNNNNNNNNNNNNNNNNNNNNNNNNNNNNNNNNNNNNNNNNNNNNNNNNNNNNNNNNNNNNNNNNNNNNNNNNNNNNNNNNNNNNNNNNNNNNNNNNNNNNNNNNNNNNNNNNNNNNNNNNNNNNNNNNNNNNNNNNNNNNNNNNNNNNNNNNNNNNNNNNNNNNNNNNNNNNNNNNNNNNNNNNNNNNNNNNNNNNNNNNNNNNNNNNNNNNNNNNNNNNNNNNNNNNNNNNNNNNNNNNNNNNNNNNNNNNNNNNNNNNNNNNNNNNNNNNNNNNNNNNNNNNNNNNNNNNNNNNNNNNNNNNNNNNNNNNNNNNNNNNNNNNNNNNNNNNNNNNNNNNNNNNNNNNNNNNNNNNNNNNNNNNNNNNNNNNNNNNNNNNNNNNNNNNNNNNNNNNNNNNNNNNNNNNNNNNNNNNNNNNNNNNNNNNNNNNNNNNNNNNNNNNNNNNNNNNNNNNNNNNNNNNNNNNNNNNNNNNNNNNNNNNNNNNNNNNNNNNNNNNNNNNNNNNNNNNNNNNNNNNNNNNNNNNNNNNNNNNNNNNNNNNNNNNNNNNNNNNNNNNNNNNNNNNNNNNNNNNNNNNNNNNNNNNNNNNNNNNNNNNNNNNNNNNNNNNNNNNNNNNNNNNNNNNNNNNNNNNNNNNNNNNNNNNNNNNNNNNNNNNNNNNNNNNNNNNNNNNNNNNNNNNNNNNNNNNNNNNNNNNNNNNNNNNNNNNNNNNNNNNNNNNNNNNNNNNNNNNNNNNNNNNNNNNNNNNNNNNNNNNNNNNNNNNNNNNNNNNNNNNNNNNNNNNNNNNNNNNNNNNNNNNNNNNNNNNNNNNNNNNNNNNNNNNNNNNNNNNNNNNNNNNNNNNNNNNNNNNNNNNNNNNNNNNNNNNNNNNNNNNNNNNNNNNNNNNNNNNNNNNNNNNNNNNNNNNNNNNNNNNNNNNNNNNNNNNNNNNNNNNNNNNNNNNNNNNNNNNNNNNNNNNNNNNNNNNNNNNNNNNNNNNNNNNNNNNNNNNNNNNNNNNNNNNNNNNNNNNNNNNNNNNNNNNNNNNNNNNNNNNNNNNNNNNNNNNNNNNNNNNNNNNNNNNNNNNNNNNNNNNNNNNNNNNNNNNNNNNNNNNNNNNNNNNNNNNNNNNNNNNNNNNNNNNNNNNNNNNNNNNNNNNNNNNNNNNNNNNNNNNNNNNNNNNNNNNNNNNNNNNNNNNNNNNNNNNNNNNNNNNNNNNNNNNNNNNNNNNNNNNNNNNNNNNNNNNNNNNNNNNNNNNNNNNNNNNNNNNNNNNNNNNNNNNNNNNNNNNNNNNNNNNNNNNNNNNNNNNNNNNNNNNNNNNNNNNNNNNNNNNNNNNNNNNNNNNNNNNNNNNNNNNNNNNNNNNNNNNNNNNNNNNNNNNNNNNNNNNNNNNNNNNNNNNNNNNNNNNNNNNNNNNNNNNNNNNNNNNNNNNNNNNNNNNNNNNNNNNNNNNNNNNNNNNNNNNNNNNNNNNNNNNNNNNNNNNNNNNNNNNNNNNNNNNNNNNNNNNNNNNNNNNNNNNNNNNNNNNNNNNNNNNNNNNNNNNNNNNNNNNNNNNNNNNNNNNNNNNNNNNNNNNNNNNNNNNNNNNNNNNNNNNNNNNNNNNNNNNNNNNNNNNNNNNNNNNNNNNNNNNNNNNNNNNNNNNNNNNNNNNNNNNNNNNNNNNNNNNNNNNNNNNNNNNNNNNNNNNNNNNNNNNNNNNNNNNNNNNNNNNNNNNNNNNNNNNNNNNNNNNNNNNNNNNNNNNNNNNNNNNNNNNNNNNNNNNNNNNNNNNNNNNNNNNNNNNNNNNNNNNNNNNNNNNNNNNNNNNNNNNNNNNNNNNNNNNNNNNNNNNNNNNNNNNNNNNNNNNNNNNNNNNNNNNNNNNNNNNNNNNNNNNNNNNNNNNNNNNNNNNNNNNNNNNNNNNNNNNNNNNNNNNNNNNNNNNNNNNNNNNNNNNNNNNNNNNNNNNNNNNNNNNNNNNNNNNNNNNNNNNNNNNNNNNNNNNNNNNNNNNNNNNNNNNNNNNNNNNNNNNNNNNNNNNNNNNNNNNNNNNNNNNNNNNNNNNNNNNNNNNNNNNNNNNNNNNNNNNNNNNNNNNNNNNNNNNNNNNNNNNNNNNNNNNNNNNNNNNNNNNNNNNNNNNNNNNNNNNNNNNNNNNNNNNNNNNNNNNNNNNNNNNNNNNNNNNNNNNNNNNNNNNNNNNNNNNNNNNNNNNNNNNTATCCTAACACGGttacaacaaacacacacacacaatctatAGCTATATGCGGTTTATAGATACACCGTATTATAGAATGCTTGACACTACCCCTCAATCACAACTTATCTAACTTGAGATTGTGTCGAAAAGCTTCTAGCTGCCTCAAAGAAAGAGTTATAGTAAACCCATCTGCAACCTGATCACCCGTAGGGAGAAACCGAACATTCAGCAGTTTATTGGCCACTCGTTCTCGAACAAAGTGATAGTCTATCTCTATATGCTTTGTTCTAGCATGAAAAACATGATTAGCAGTCAAATATGTAgcaccaaggttatcacaccaAAGCGATGCAGCCCAAGGATGATGAAGGCCCTATTCTGTTAACATAttctgcacccaaataatctcagcAGTTGCATTAGCTAAGGCTTTAGACTCAGCCTCCGTGCTTGACCTGGATACAGTAGCTTGCTTACGAGCACTTCAGGAAACTAGATTACTTGCAAGAAATAGTGCAAAAACCTCATATAGACCTTCTGTCATCAGGAcaacctgcccagtcagcatcagaaaaAGCACTGACAAGCATGGAGTCAGACTTGCAAAGTTTAAGTCCAAGACCCTGCGTTCCTTGAAGATATCTAAGGATCCTTTTTAATGCAGTCCAATGAACAGAAGTGGGAGCATGCAAGAACTGACAGACCTTATTAACTGCATATGAAAATATCTAGTCGAGTCAAAGTAAGGTACTGTAGTGCTCCCACAACACTCCTGTACCAAGTGGAGTCATCTGGTGCAAGTAGTTCTCCATCATGAAGAGACAATTTTTTAGAGAGAGACAAAGGTGTAGGCGAAGATTTGCAACCTTTCATCCCAATGCGCTGAAGGATTTCTTGCACATATTTCTCTTGTGACAACAAAATACCACTTGCAACCGGCTTCACCTCAATTCCAAGAAAGAACTGAAGAGGCCCTAAATCCTTGAGCGCAAAATCCATACGTAAGTCCTTGAGAAGGGACTCAACTGCTGCAGGAGAGGAACTTGTaacaacaatatcatcaacatagataagCATAAAGATGATGATTCCATGCCGACGATAGAAGAACAATGAGGTATCTCCTTTTGATGCAATAAACCCAAGAGACTGTAACTTGGAATATAAACGAGAGTACCAAGCTCAGGGTGCCTGTTTCAAACCATATAGAGCCTTATCAAGCTTGCAAACATGATGTGGTGAGCTTGAACTTTCATACCCAGGAGGTTGCCTCATAAAGACTTTCTCTTCCAGAACACCGTGCAAAAACGCGTTCTTTACATCTAGTTGTCGAATGCACCAATTTCTAGAGACTGCAACTGAGAGAATTAACCTAATGGTGGTAGCCTTCACTACAGGACTGAAAgtatcttcatagtcaagtccatacctTTGTTTGAAATCTTTGGCAACCAAACGATCCTTGTACCTGTCTATGGTGCCATCAGACTTCCTCTTTATTTTGTACACCCATTTGCAGTCAATCACATTGCTACCCCTGATTGGTGGAACCAAATGTTAGGTTTTGTTGTCCATGAGAGCCAAGTTTTCCTCATCCATGGCCTTATTTCACTTCTGATCAACAAAAGCTTCAGGTACATTCTTTGTTTCACTTGTGGCACAAAAAGACCCCCAACGAACGCAAGCATCTTTATAAACTTTGTGTTCAACAATACCACTTTGTGACCTGGGTTTGTAGACGCACAGGAGGAGGCGGAGCCGGTTGTGCGGCTTGAAGTTGAAGTCGATTTTTTGGAGCGGAGATGGCAAAGTCGGATGCAACCACAGAAGATCCAGACCCGACCACAGCAGATCCCGAGGCGAACTCCTGCAGCGAGCCAGCAAGATCCAGCATAGCCGCCCGTGGGGAACTGCCACTTGGCAGATCCTGGCTGGCCTCCAGAGACTGCAACGGCGGGAGCGCACCTGAGCCCGCACGCACAGCACCGGGACCGCCATATGGGCCGCCCTAAGCCGCAGAAGCGGGCCGACCAGGTGCCCCGCTTGTCCTTGGTGCGGATGATGACCGACTAGGGGACAGCGCGGCAGAGGGCCCTCCTGGCCGCCCGCCTGACGCGTCTGGCGACGCCGACCCCGTGGTAGATTGTGCTGCCATTGCGTCAGGAACCGATCCCGAGGAGATACTCCCGCCAAAATCAGCTCCAGGAGCTGCGCCCGAATCCTCTGCTGCATGCATACCTTGCTGCATAAAATCAAGATTATTTTCACCTGTTCCTTCACTGATTTCTTGCCATGTTCCCTGCACACTTTCAGCATGATTATCACCAAAAGTATTAGATATTGACATAGGGCCCGCAGCTGAATCCACTCCTTCAAGCAAGCTAGATGGCAGAAGATGAGGGGGTAAAAGGACAAGTTCTTTGCGAAGTTGTGCGCTGGCATTGGAATGGAGTTTAGCAAATGGAAAGACTTGTTCTTCAAAAAGAACGTCGCGAGAAATGTAGACACGTCGGGAGGAAATATCTAGACATTTATATCCTTTGTGAAGACTACTATAACCCAAAAAGGCACATTGCTTGGAGCAAAACTCAAGTTTCTGCTTGTTGAAAGGGCGCAAATTGGGCCAACGACACACCCAAAAATGCGAAGAAAAGTATAGTCTGGTTTAGTACCAAAGAGACGTTCTAGGGGAGTTTGATTTTTGATAACTCTACTAGGAACACGATTGGTAAGATAGACAGCGGTGAGGAATGCTTCATCCTAAAATTTCAGTGGCATGAATGCATGAGCCAAAAGGGAGAGACCAACTTCCACGATGTGCCTATGTTTTCTTTCTGTGGATCCATTCTGTTGATGAGCATGGGGGCATGACACATGATGAACAATGCCAATGCGCTCAAAGGAGGAGTTTAACCTTTGGTATTCACCTCCCTGTCTGTTTGCATAGCAAGAATTTTGCGATTGAAAAGACGTTCAACATGAGCTTGAAAGAGGTGAAATttctcaaacacatcagatttatttTTGAACGAATAGATCCAactgaacttgctgaaatcatcaacaAAACTGACATAGTAATTTTGTCTGCCTACAGAAATGGGTCCAGGACTTTGCAACAGCTAcctcctccgttcggtcaccggagccatcatcatggtctccttcttcctcccccattcggtcaccggagccgtcatgatcatgtccttcctcctccattgttcaatcatcggagccgtcatcctctccttcctgaccatcggtgtcgctGAGATACGATAAGACATCACGTCCATCGCAGATTATGTcgcccaacaactcttcttgttccAAATCTCTTTtatccatagtttctacaaatattacaacatggcaattaatatacaaacatgagagatgtatatattagtggcaaacataacCTAGCTaatatcacaacaaggaatcatattagtggcctcgacgcttctacggttttgggtggcctcgacaatgcttctaaGGTTCGGGGTACGGCGGCCTCGATAACACTTCTAGAGTTTGGGGTGACCTCgatcgacgtcccccctcatgttgaagactTGCCGGAGTTTTCtaagaagaaaaaaaaactacctATCACATCTCACTCCCGGTATGGGTGGACTCGAGATTTTGGtcgggcgagagggggttgatcgacctcccccctcatgtcgaagttatcaggaaTATGTTTCGAGAGAAAGTATAACACTTGATAAGTTTTGAATATATGATAATTTTAAGTTAGTAACTTATTAACGTTCGAGAGAAAACTTTCTATTAACATCATTTTAACTTAGTAATTTAGTAACTTAGTAACATTTCGAGAGAAAACTTAGTAACGTAGTAACATTTTAACTTAGTAAAATTTCGAGAGAAAACTTTCTATtaacatctctctctccctcctcatgcaTGTCCGATgtcccccccccctcatgtcgaagttatcggggaggggggtagATCGACAACGACATCCGGATCCATACATGCATACATGGACATAATGTTCATCCATCCATATTCAAAATGTTCATCCATCCATCCTTCCATATTCAATATGTTCATATTCTACAATATCACCAAAAGAAATCGATGAACataaaaaattctaacttttgca
It encodes the following:
- the LOC123175021 gene encoding disease resistance protein Pik-2-like is translated as MEGTTAQLVSIVGQLVGKEYRQLRGVSAQVAELSDELETMKAILRMLSEAEEGAVDHFIRVWMKQVRELAYDAEDCVHLYIFRIRCRPRDRFLVWSKRVLATLFPRRRLAREIQELRARAVVISERHARYGVSREALLRCTTSSLAAPTPVPRHALGLPAANDPDHLVGITAQADKLTNMVKAVGGNLKVLSIVGFGGLGKTTLAIEVCRKLEEEFPHQAQVSVSQAFGGTKDFEGLLKRVLLQIVKPKADNAQGMKIEEPLDSVDNKDEGALIRMLHELLKDKR